GTTTGCTACCCAAGTTTCAAACTTGGTGGGTGGCTTGAGACAATTAATGACATCATGAGAAATGATTGTCGAACTATTAAAGTGAAAACTTTCATCTAGAAAGTGGTAATAAGAGATTTGAGAGGGAATTGGGATTGTTTTTTTCTCGTCACTACTATGATAAAAATTACTGAGTTTGTGCTGAACTAACTTGCCATTTAATGTTCTGATTCCTCTGACTGTAAAATACTGACAAGCTAGAAAACTATTTCCTGCTGATAACATCCCAAAGGATTGTAATTGAAGCTGTTTCCAGCGACTTTTAAAAGGATTAGTATCAGCAAAAACCATTGTTTCTGCAAAAGGCGATCGCATTGGATAAGTAAATATTCGCTTCCCAAATAAAGCCTTTTCTACCTGTTCGGCAATAGTTTTAAAAGCATGAATATGAGCGCGTTCTTGAGAAGATTCTAAGTCTAGCATATCGCAAACTAGTCGAAAATCTTCTTCAGCATAAAGTCCAGCCGCACTAGTTTGATTAAAATAGATCGTAGCAATTTCAGCCGAAATAATTTGACAATAGTAAGCCACCCAATATAAATGATTTAAAATCAATTTCTGACTGGTAGTGGCTGATTCCCATAAAGCAGTTCCATATAATAAAGAAAACTCTTCTGATTGCCAATATTTGTCTTGACAATCTTGGTAACAAAAAGCCCTTGCAGCCGCATCTATTAGTTCAGTACAATCTTGCTTTCGATTCCTTTGATAATTAATCTGTAACCGACGGTATACAGATGAATTTTCTGAAATATTTCGATCTATATCTTTAGCAAAAGTCGAGGTTTTCATATTACTTATATTTAATCATACCCATCTACTTAGTTACAGATTAACTGAGCACATTGACTAGGAGAAAGAGGGCGAAAGTATTGATTATTTTCCAGTTCATCTACAATTTTGACTGCACCAGCTTGACACATCAAATTGCGTAATAAATTTAAACGCTGACGACTATGATTTTCTGTGTCTAACGACTCAAAAACCTTCCCTAATTCCAGAGTAGATAAATTCCCTTTAACTTGTTGGATCGCATTAACAATACTGACTGGTCCCGATTGTACCAAACGTAAGAAAATAGAGACAGATTCTGCGATAAATGGTTGGCATTCTCCCACTGAATTAGAATGAAAGTAAGTCAATCCCATTCCATGATGGCGCGCCTCAGCTTGGAGAAATCCAGTATAGATTTGAGTCAAGTTTGTATCCAAACAATTTTTTGCCAAACTTCGATAATGAGTCAATCCCCATCCCTCCAGAATTACCTGAATTACAAATAGCAACGCCACCTTATCTTTAGTTTCTAAAAAGTTAGCTAAAAACTGAGAAAAAGGATTACTAGGTGACTCCATTTGGGGGGCAAATTGAGATATTTGAGCCAAATGAGTAGCTTCATCGGCACTAAATAACGCATAGATCATTCGTTCTTCAGTACTTTCTGCAAGTAGCGTCATCTTCGCCATATAACCTACTCCAGCTTTCTCCACCAAATAGGTTTCTGCTAATAACCCCTGACTACATAACCTTAAAATTTCCCTTTTTTCTTCTTGAGTTGCATTTTGGAAAACCTCCACTCGATCCAAATTAAAATATTTAGCATCCCAAAAGAATTCTCCTCTCTCTTCTGTGCGTTTTTGGGTGATATCAAATTCACTTCCCAATGCAGAAGAAAGTAACCGTGAAATTTTCTCTTCTCTTCCTATATTCGGTAAATCCAAACCAGCTACTTTATCTAGTGCATTCATATGATATATCTTTTGTATTTTCGTGAAAATCAAACAGCCAAATTAGATTTAACTTTTTTGCTAGTACCTTCTTCCCTACTCCCTATTTCCTCTTCCTTTCTTAACCAACTCCCCCAACTTAGCGCCTGCTGTTTTTCAACGTGCTGAATAAATTGCAAAATTGATTTATCTTCTTGAGTTGGAGTTTGTAAATTGAATTTGATAGTTTGAAAAACTTGAGTATCTCCTTTGGCAAAGTAATTTCCCACTATCTGAGTTAGTAAAAGTATAATTCGATTAAATAGCCAACCAATAATACCCCTACGCTTTTTAGTAATTAATAGAGTTCTTCCTTCGGTTTTTCCACCTTCAATTAAGCGCAGAGCAAACATAATATGAAAATGTAAAAAATCTGGTCCCAAGGTTACAGTTCCGGTGCTTCCATACCAGTAACACATAGTATAAGTAACTTGTTTTTGATACAAGTGACGAATAATTTTAATCAACCAGGAATCTTCACCACCGCGAGTAGTATTACTAAAAGTAATAGCATTTTGATTAAGTTCTTGCTTAGCAAAAACTATTTTCAAAGGAAGGTTGTGAACGGTATTAAAATGCTGGGCATCTATAGCATTAATCATAACTACATTAGGATGGCAGTTTTTAGTAAAATAAGCGCTAATAATCGCCTCACATTCATCATTTTCTAATTCTGGAACAAAAGGTAAAAGTTGATGCGATTTTTCACCCGTCCATAGCCAGATTATGCCATATTTTTCGGCAACTAACCAAGTTTTATTTTTAACAGGTAAAGCTTTATCTAAACCTGGAATATCTACACAATTTCCGCAACTATCAAACTTCCAATTATGAAAGAAACAGCGAATTCCATCCCCTTCTACTTTTCCCTCAGCTAAATGCGCTCCCATGTGGGGACAATAAGCATCAATTGCTCTCGCAATTCCATCTTTTCCCCGATAAATTGCTAAATCTCTCCCCATTAATTTGACAGGTTTAACTTGATTTATGGGTAACTCTTTGCTAGTAATTGCCCAATACCAGCCTTCAATAAATAGATGGGGATTGTTAAATGTTCGATCGAGGGAAGCAGTCATTATCTAAAAACTCGCTGCTAGTGTATTATTTTTCGCAAACCACATTCTTCTTCCGGCTGAAGTTAAGTTATCTTCGCCAATTTCTGTCAAACAAACTAACTCATCTCCTTGAGCATGATCGGGATTGCGATCGCCAAAAAAGTTAATATGAGGATCTGCTAATCTTGCTAGAGGAATACCTTGCAATTTACCCGCCAACAATTGTGGATGTATTAAGCGAACAATACCAGTTTCTCTCTGATAGCGATCGCCAAATAAATCCTGCGCTAGAAATTGCATTAATTCAGTTACTTTCGGCGGAGTCGATACATCATAACGAGGATAAAACTCTTGCCAAAAAGTCGGAAGAAATCTATAAGTTCGATATCCCGAACAAATCAGTAACCAATAAAACTTTCCTTGGGGATATTGAAGACGCAAAGTTTTTATGGCTCCAATCCAAGCTCTAGATAAAATTGAACTAGACCAGCTACTTGGGTCCATGATAGTATCACCAGAGTAAACTACAGTCATAAGTTCCCCAGCCAATTGAGTAGTATAAATTAAAATAGTAGAAAACCCTTTGAGTGTGTTAGTTAACTCTTGTTCTATTAAAATAACCCAATTTTTTTCAGCTAAATCGGCATTAAAAATGTCTCTTTTGACACCCATAAAATGCTGGTTGAGTAATCCATACATCGCTTCTCTTTCTGGAAGAGTTAAATCTGTAGATGCAACTATTCTAGCTTTCATTTCTACTAACCTATATGGGAGCAAAACGTACCTGAATTTAGAATAATTTAACTTTTCAGGAATTTACATACTGGCAAAGATAATGTAGTTAGTTTTTCAAGAGATTAATAATTGTGACAGAAAAATAACTGTCATATGCACTACTGGCATTTTTTTCAGGTAAGATTTAGCTTCTGGAGTTTTCACTAAAACGTAATTATGCTAGATTTAGGTAATTTAACTGCGTCAGACGATCCAGTCAAAAAATGGAAAGTGGATGAATTATCTGTATTAGTTTATGAATCGCCAGAATTAATGGTGAAAAATGTCGCTTTATCAGTCCAAAAATATTTACAGCAATGTCTAATCAAACAAGATACTGCTACTGTTATTCTAGCTACAGGAAACTCACAAATTAAGTTTTTAGAAAACTTAATTAAACTGGGTGGATTAGACTGGTCAAAGATTGTGTGTTTTCATCTAGACGAATTTCTGGGTATTTCCGCACAACATCCTGGCAGCTTTCGCAAATACTTACAAGAAAGAGTTGAAAAAAAAGTCAATCTCAAAGCATTTCACTATCTTCAAGGAGATACTTGGGAACCTATCAGTGAATGCGATCGCTACACGCAACTTTTGCAAGCACAACCCATCGATCTTTGTTGTTTGGGAATCGGAGAAAATGGTCACATTGCCTTCAATGAACCGGAAGTTGCTCAGGTTAACGATCCACGTTGGGTAAAAATAGTCAAGTTAGCCGAAACTACTGTAAAACAACAGGTCAATGGCATATATTTTAGTTCTATAGAAACAGTGCCTAATTATGCTTTTACCCTCACTCTCCCAGCTATTTGTCAATCGAGAAAAATTGTTTGTTTAGCCGCAGGAAAGTCAAAATCTTCTCTAATTAAATCTGTACTCCAAAATCCGAGAGATCTGAAATTTCCTGCCAGTATTCTCCGCACCCAACCCCAAGCTACTTTGTTTATCGATCAAGAAGCCGCCAATTATTTATACCAGCCAATTCTCTAGGAAATTATAAATTTGATTAACTAGTCAATTGAGGGGGTTTAGTTATTAGTTTAAATAATACCTTATGTCAGGAATTGTAACTTAATTTACCTAATCTGGTGTGGTAGACCACAATAATCACCAAGTTACCATGCTAAAATTGTGATGACTGCTAGAAAGGCTGAACCAAAATCTTGTGGTTAACATTCTGGTAGTTCTAGTAAAATAGTCTAAACCACCAATAAACTTTAATTTGTTCTGAGGAGTGTATGAAAAACTTAATTAATTCGACTCTATTGGTTGCCGTTGCCGTAAGTTTAGCCGCTACAATGAGCGCTTGCAACAATCAACCAGCTACAAGTCCTAGCCCCGCTACCAGCCCAGCTACTCCAGCCGCTAGCCCTAAATAAGCTCTCGTCTTGACTAGTCTAAACTGAGTTAAAGACAAAACCTCCTCGCTCCTCACCACCCAAACCACCATTTTCCGGCATCTGGTTTAACCCCAAGCTAGTAATGCTATTACAGCAACTTGCTCATACTTCTTAGGGTTGTAAAGTTATGCTAGGACTGGTTTACAAGCAAATAACTTACAAAAAAGTATAAAATCTCAGCCCTAGATGGCACCTGCTAGAAGTGCAGCTATTGGCAGGTTTAACTACCTTATAAGTTTTATATCCCGAAATAACTCGACAACCGAAAGCAGTAGGGGAATCTAGCCTAATATTTCGAGATATAGAAGTGAATTGCCTACAATCAAGATTGTATTTGAGTAAGCCAGTAGCCCAACTACAATCCTGGCAGCATGAAGATTGGCTAGATGAGACTTTTGTCAAAAACTACCCCCAGCACGATTAACCAAGTCAGAATGCAATTGACTTGTGTAAGCATCAGCTTGAGTACTTTAACCATAATCGCCTCACCAGCTTGGGGATTACCCCCACCGGAAGATACACCTGAAGAAATATTACGCACAGAGATTATTACGGAAGCGCGATCGCCATTTGATGGTAAACCCCTAACTGCGGCTGAATATGCTCTCTTAGAAGCCAGATTGCGAAGTAATCCTCCCAATACCCAGCTAAATCCCAAGGTAGAAGATTTAATTTACCTGATTCGCCTCCGCAAATTATTCCGATCCATTGGCATCCCTATCAAATAGAAATCATATAGGGGATTGGGCATGGGGCATGGGGATGAGTTTGCTTGTTATCTTCTCGTAAAGCGATATTCCCCATCAAGCAACTAAACTTAGTTTACTTCTGACTTCTGACTTCTGACTTCCTTGTAGTGTTTCTTTTTGTCTTAAAGTCCTATGATCGAAACTTGTAGGTATTAGAGCAAATTGACCGTGACTTCAGCCATCAATTCCACTCCTCTACCAGCTTCAGCGACAGACTGGCATACTCTGGAAGTTGAGAATAGCTTAGAGCTACTGAACAGCCATGCAGAAACTGGTTTATCGACTTCAGATGCCGACCAGCGCCTGCAAGTTTATGGGACTAACGAACTTCAAGAAACCGCAGGTCGCAGCCCTTGGCAAATCCTCTTAGATCAGTTTACCAACATCATGTTAGTGATGTTGATTGCTGTCGCCATCATCTCAGGAATTTTAGATGTGGTGAAATTACAGCAAGCAGGTGGTGTCACCGAAGGAGAAATTCCCTTTAAAGATACGATCGCGATTTTGGCGATTGTGGTTCTCAATGGTGTTTTGGGCTATCTACAAGAAAGTAGAGCCGAAAAAGCCCTAGCCGCCCTCAAACGTATGGCTTCCCCTAAAGTCAGGGTACTTAGGGATAGCAAACAGATGGACATCGCGGCGAAAGATGTGGTTCCTGGAGACATCATCCTTTTGGAAGCAGGGGTTCAAGTTGCCGCCGACGGTAGACTTTTAGAAGAATCCAGTTTACAAATTCGGGAATCAGCCTTAACTGGAGAAGCCCACGCTGTTAACAAACAAGCCAAGATCGCCCTACCAGAAGATACCCCCTTGGGCGATCGCCTTAACATGGTGTTTCAGGGGACAGAAGTAGTCTTGGGGAGAGGGAAGGTTCTAGTTACCGGAACTGGAATGCAGACGGAACTGGGGCGCATCGCCGCCATGCTGCAAGCCGTAGAGAGCGAACCCACCCCCTTGCAACAAAGGATGACTCAACTAGGTAACATTTTAGTTAGTGGTTCCTTGGTGCTAGTTGCTATAGTGATTCTGGTTGGATTAATCCAAAGTGGGTGGAATTGGGCAAATTTTGTTCAATTAGTTGAAGTATCGCTGAGTATGGCGGTAGCGGTAGTTCCTGAAGGCTTACCAGCCGTAATTACAGTTACCCTAGCCTTGGGAACCCAAAGGATGGTGAGGCGTAATGCCCTCATTCGGAGACTTCCTGCGGTAGAAACTTTGGGTAGCGTGACCAATATTTGTTCTGACAAAACCGGAACTCTGACCCAAAATAAGATGGTAGTGCAATGGGTAGATACCCTAGAACACAAATACAGTATTACTGGGGAAGGATACGAACCCACAGGCGAGTTTATGAATGCAGGTCAAAAAATAGACCCTCAATCTAACTCCCAAGTCAAAACCTTGATGTTTGGTTCCGTTCTCTGTAACGATGCCATCTTGCAATATGAAGATGGACAATGGCAAGTTTTAGGAGATCCGACAGAAGGAGCTTTATTAGCTTTAGCAGGAAAAGCTGGTTTAGAGCAATCGTCTCTAACCAAGCAAATCCCCAGAGTCGCAGAATTTCCCTTTTCTTCGGAACGCAAGCGGATGAGCGTTATCTGTCAGCAGTCAGACCCTAATAATGACGGAAAACTAGAAAATTACGTCATGTTTACCAAAGGATCTCCGGAAATCATCTTGGAGCGCTGTCAGGAGATTCATTTGGGAGAAGGGCTAGAACCATTAACTCCACAGTTGCGCGCTCAAATTTTAGAGCGAAACAACGAAATGGCAGGACGGGGGTTGCGAGTTTTGGGCTTTGCTTGCAATTATTTGGCAGAAATACCCAATGAAGGGACAGAAGAAACTACAGAGCAAGATCTAATTTGGCTAGGACTAGTAGGAATGCTAGATGCGCCCCGCCCAGAAGTTAGAGATGCTGTGGCTAAATGCCGTAAAGCGGGGATTCGTCCGATGATGATTACAGGAGATCACCAGCTTACAGCCCAAGCGATCGCTCAAGATTTAGGGATTGCAAGTGCAGGCGATCGCGTTTTGACTGGGCGAGAAATTTCTAAACTGAGCCAAACAGAATTGGAAGTTCTAGTCAATGAAGTTAATATTTATGCCCGTGTGGCTCCAGAACACAAATTAAGAATTGTCCAAGCCCTGCAAAAGCAAGGTAAATTTGTGGCGATGACAGGAGATGGGGTAAATGACGCTCCGGCTCTGAAACAAGCTGATATTGGGATTGCGATGGGGATTACTGGTACAGATGTCAGTAAAGAAGCTAGTGACATGGTGCTACTAGATGATAACTTCGCCACCATCGTCGCGGCGACGGAAGAAGGGCGGGTAGTGTATACCAACATCCGTCGCTTCATCAAATACATTTTGGGTAGCAACATTGGGGAAGTTCTCACCATTGCGGCGGCTCCAATTATGAATTTGGGAGGCATACCGCTTTCGCCATTACAAATTCTCTGGATGAATCTCGTTACCGATGGTTTACCAGCCCTAGCTCTGGCGATGGAACCACCTGAGCCAGACGTGATGGAACGCCCGCCGTTTAACCCTAAAGAAAGCATTTTTGCTAGGGGTTTGGGCGCTTATATGGTGCGAATTGGGATTGTGTTTGCAATTATTTCGATTGCGTTGATGTGGTGGGCTTACAATTGGACTCAGGCTCCTGGTTACACTGGCGATCGCGATGCTTGGAAAACAATGGTATTTACTACCCTTTGTATCGCTCAGATGGGTCATGCTTTGGCAATTCGTTCTAACTCTCGGTTATTTATTGAGTTAAATCCTTTTACTAATCCTTTCTTATTAGGTGCAGTGATTGTGACTACAGCTTTACAGCTTTTATTAATCTATGTTGCTCCCTTACGACATTTCTTTGATACCCACTGGCTCAGTTTGGAAGAACTGGGTATTTGTATAGGATTTAGCGCTTTAATGTTCGTCTGGGTGGAATTGGAAAAACTGTTTTTCCGCTTTTATCGTCGTTCTTAACGGTTCTAGAATCTAATACCAATTCTTGAAATTAGAGACGTTGCAATGCAACGTCTCTACACACCAATTATGTAGCGATCGCGTCCTTGTTTTTTGGCTTCATAGAGTGCTGCATCAGCGATTCCAATTAAGTCTGGTGGTGATGAATCTAGAGAGGGAATCATGCTAGATACTCCCAAACTCAAAGTCACATAATCGCTGACTTGAGATTTAGCGTGAAGTATTTTCAGGTTTTGAACTTCTTTTTGCAAGGCTTGAGCTACAATTATCGCGCCTTGAGCTTCAGTATTGGGGAGAATTACGACAAATTCTTCTCCTCCATAACGAGCAACTAAATCTGCTGGGCGTTTGACAGCACGTTTCATGGCTTGAGCTACCTGCTGCAAGCAATTATCTCCGTTTTGATGTCCATAGTAATCGTTGTAGAGTTTAAAAAAGTCTACATCGCCTAAAATTAACGATAAGGTTTGTTGCTCTCTTTGCGATCGCTTCCATTCTTGGGCTAAAAATTCATCGAAGCGGCGGCGATTAGCTACTTGGGTCAGACCATCTAAGCTAGCTATACGAGATAGTTCTTGATTAGCTTTTTCGAGTTCTGAGGTGCGTTCTGCCACTTTTTCGGCTAAGGTATGGGCATATTCTGCTTGTTCGGCATATAGACGGGCATTTTCTAAAGAAATAGCAGCTTGAGAACACAAAAGATTCACCATCGCTAATCTTTCGGCAGTAAAAGTGCCTGTAGTCAGATTATTTTCTAGATAGACGATACTAGTGAGTTTCCCTTGATGAATTAAGGGCGTACATAGAATTGACTTAGGTTTATATTTGAGAATGTACTCATCGCGAGTGAATTTACCTTCATCACTAGCATTGTTTAAAACTACGCTCTCGTGAGTCCGATTGACGTAATTTAATATTGTCAGGGGTAAAGATGAGGAGGAAACGGGCGATCGCACTTCGACAGATGTTTGATTCCAAAGTTGACTTTGCCGATCGCTCACTGCATCTACAGCTTCTATGAATAAGCGATCGCCATCTCTACTAATTAAACAGCCTACTCGCGCTCCTGCATTTTCGATGATAATTTTCATCAGTTTTTTTAACAGGCTATCCAACACAATTTCACTAGAAATTGCTTGAGAAGCTTTAAGCACTGTGTCTAAATCTAAAGCTGCACTAGAGTGACTATCTGTAATCTTGATTAGAGGTTTTCTAGTAGTTTGAGAGTCAGTGGCTACAGAAGTCGCAATTAGTTGAGCATATTTCTGCTTCAAATCGGCAACTTTGGCTGTGGCTCCCCATTTTAAATAGCCATAATAAGACTCTTGGAAATAAGCTTGAGCAATTAAATCTTTACCTTGAGCCAGATAGAACTTAGTAGCCAGTTCGTAAGCTAAAGCTTCATCATTTAGATATTCGTTTTCTTTCGCTAAAGTAATAGCGCGATCGTAGTAATTCATCGCCTTTAGTTCTTGTTTTAAAACTCGACATCGTTCTGCTTCTACTAAATAAAACTTATGCAGATGATTAGCTGGGGCATAATCCGCCCAAAGTTTAATTTTTTGCTGATTCTCATCGACTTGAGCTAATAATAAATCTTGTTCTCGCTGTTCAGTTTCGGAATAAACAGCTAACTTAATTAAAGAATTATAAAAATAGAACTGAACCGAAAGTAGAGAACCTATCCCTCCACTGACATAATCTGCTGCTGTAGTTATCTGCTCAAATGCCAATTTGAATTCACCAAATAAATAACTAAGAATACTTTTTTGTAAATTGATAATATAAATAGAACTTCTATTATTTACCTCGTGATGGATCGGTAGCATTTTTTCTTCATCATAAGCTGTACCAACTAAACAACAGGGA
Above is a genomic segment from Merismopedia glauca CCAP 1448/3 containing:
- a CDS encoding P-aminobenzoate N-oxygenase AurF, with product MKTSTFAKDIDRNISENSSVYRRLQINYQRNRKQDCTELIDAAARAFCYQDCQDKYWQSEEFSLLYGTALWESATTSQKLILNHLYWVAYYCQIISAEIATIYFNQTSAAGLYAEEDFRLVCDMLDLESSQERAHIHAFKTIAEQVEKALFGKRIFTYPMRSPFAETMVFADTNPFKSRWKQLQLQSFGMLSAGNSFLACQYFTVRGIRTLNGKLVQHKLSNFYHSSDEKKTIPIPSQISYYHFLDESFHFNSSTIISHDVINCLKPPTKFETWVANLGIKGCQQDHYHFSAAINGIFWYDPALYRCVYEILRSPIFSCSNSDAKQMMNRCFTEESEGLHRSFQTHFEAVESYKAYLEPLTYIWKSNREMSTMSSNSIEKYLKRQKKALSQFMRINDFDNY
- a CDS encoding ferritin-like domain-containing protein; the protein is MNALDKVAGLDLPNIGREEKISRLLSSALGSEFDITQKRTEERGEFFWDAKYFNLDRVEVFQNATQEEKREILRLCSQGLLAETYLVEKAGVGYMAKMTLLAESTEERMIYALFSADEATHLAQISQFAPQMESPSNPFSQFLANFLETKDKVALLFVIQVILEGWGLTHYRSLAKNCLDTNLTQIYTGFLQAEARHHGMGLTYFHSNSVGECQPFIAESVSIFLRLVQSGPVSIVNAIQQVKGNLSTLELGKVFESLDTENHSRQRLNLLRNLMCQAGAVKIVDELENNQYFRPLSPSQCAQLICN
- a CDS encoding aromatic ring-hydroxylating dioxygenase subunit alpha, producing the protein MTASLDRTFNNPHLFIEGWYWAITSKELPINQVKPVKLMGRDLAIYRGKDGIARAIDAYCPHMGAHLAEGKVEGDGIRCFFHNWKFDSCGNCVDIPGLDKALPVKNKTWLVAEKYGIIWLWTGEKSHQLLPFVPELENDECEAIISAYFTKNCHPNVVMINAIDAQHFNTVHNLPLKIVFAKQELNQNAITFSNTTRGGEDSWLIKIIRHLYQKQVTYTMCYWYGSTGTVTLGPDFLHFHIMFALRLIEGGKTEGRTLLITKKRRGIIGWLFNRIILLLTQIVGNYFAKGDTQVFQTIKFNLQTPTQEDKSILQFIQHVEKQQALSWGSWLRKEEEIGSREEGTSKKVKSNLAV
- a CDS encoding glucosamine-6-phosphate deaminase codes for the protein MLDLGNLTASDDPVKKWKVDELSVLVYESPELMVKNVALSVQKYLQQCLIKQDTATVILATGNSQIKFLENLIKLGGLDWSKIVCFHLDEFLGISAQHPGSFRKYLQERVEKKVNLKAFHYLQGDTWEPISECDRYTQLLQAQPIDLCCLGIGENGHIAFNEPEVAQVNDPRWVKIVKLAETTVKQQVNGIYFSSIETVPNYAFTLTLPAICQSRKIVCLAAGKSKSSLIKSVLQNPRDLKFPASILRTQPQATLFIDQEAANYLYQPIL
- a CDS encoding cation-translocating P-type ATPase, producing MTSAINSTPLPASATDWHTLEVENSLELLNSHAETGLSTSDADQRLQVYGTNELQETAGRSPWQILLDQFTNIMLVMLIAVAIISGILDVVKLQQAGGVTEGEIPFKDTIAILAIVVLNGVLGYLQESRAEKALAALKRMASPKVRVLRDSKQMDIAAKDVVPGDIILLEAGVQVAADGRLLEESSLQIRESALTGEAHAVNKQAKIALPEDTPLGDRLNMVFQGTEVVLGRGKVLVTGTGMQTELGRIAAMLQAVESEPTPLQQRMTQLGNILVSGSLVLVAIVILVGLIQSGWNWANFVQLVEVSLSMAVAVVPEGLPAVITVTLALGTQRMVRRNALIRRLPAVETLGSVTNICSDKTGTLTQNKMVVQWVDTLEHKYSITGEGYEPTGEFMNAGQKIDPQSNSQVKTLMFGSVLCNDAILQYEDGQWQVLGDPTEGALLALAGKAGLEQSSLTKQIPRVAEFPFSSERKRMSVICQQSDPNNDGKLENYVMFTKGSPEIILERCQEIHLGEGLEPLTPQLRAQILERNNEMAGRGLRVLGFACNYLAEIPNEGTEETTEQDLIWLGLVGMLDAPRPEVRDAVAKCRKAGIRPMMITGDHQLTAQAIAQDLGIASAGDRVLTGREISKLSQTELEVLVNEVNIYARVAPEHKLRIVQALQKQGKFVAMTGDGVNDAPALKQADIGIAMGITGTDVSKEASDMVLLDDNFATIVAATEEGRVVYTNIRRFIKYILGSNIGEVLTIAAAPIMNLGGIPLSPLQILWMNLVTDGLPALALAMEPPEPDVMERPPFNPKESIFARGLGAYMVRIGIVFAIISIALMWWAYNWTQAPGYTGDRDAWKTMVFTTLCIAQMGHALAIRSNSRLFIELNPFTNPFLLGAVIVTTALQLLLIYVAPLRHFFDTHWLSLEELGICIGFSALMFVWVELEKLFFRFYRRS